In bacterium, one DNA window encodes the following:
- the cysM gene encoding cysteine synthase B (catalyzes the formation of cysteine from 3-O-acetyl-L-serine and hydrogen sulfide), which produces IVEKEGIFVGMSSGAAMYAAIQVARKIKKGRIVVIFPDRGEKYLSTKLFK; this is translated from the coding sequence GATAGTGGAGAAAGAAGGGATCTTTGTGGGGATGAGCAGCGGGGCGGCCATGTACGCGGCCATTCAGGTGGCCAGGAAGATCAAAAAGGGCAGGATAGTGGTGATCTTCCCGGACCGGGGGGAGAAATATCTGAGCACCAAATTGTTTAAATGA